Proteins co-encoded in one Coriobacterium glomerans PW2 genomic window:
- a CDS encoding YDG domain-containing protein — protein MNITKRRSRSRQLLVGLVLLGALAAVPIRSAYADATFGSLHVTGDETACTYANGTVTITKSSTLTFSMATPGQKGTDSIVVGKGVEANLTFDGVDIDESGDTSKPAMELVETRDGVTKGAIVKLTLKGTNKLTSAGDNAGLQIQYTDHFVQPGVPEIDISGPGSLTATCVGVGTDPKHLGAWGAGIGGSYHHSGGNIYIESGTVTGVCDGRGWPSYAAGIGGGAGKRNISGDTGTVKIFGGTVEGKTLGPKTYGAGIGSGQNGVNTGVTISGGTVTASNGDEGTEAHDAAIGSNFQFGTGRQGVIAITGGTVNAYSQSDDPGIGDKYDQLIKISGGRFDVSSKNGKPIDPGNGLNVSLGYITGGCFAGGQAAGVKDRNLTDCGYIYNLSLRDPHVAWHNIDPATKDKYPYRIYNQGKFQIAVTQNGGSKVYDGTSLALKDFTLSVPGGEVDLQQLANAHPHLTYRSNATMHIWSELGRHTTDASSYMIWARSDPIARMGTSETTYTLFVSNKEPDQKSELEGYEAFITKRPTHLVSAKILFHLSYTGSTVFGCPPIYPNPKDVIFTFDNAVEGEHFGVMDDYEFQGKLADANAGPNRPATVKITNWSTSLNSRSHNYSLEGDTVDTTIDVDPGQITIKIASVGPKVYDATTVSAVPEVTFGGLASGEKLVAGTDYDASGAYADARAATDKDVTVTVTLKEGSQAAANYKIAGTITTKSDITRRPITVGSADIATRVYDGTTEATVSSVTFKNLAGDDQLAQGTDYQVSAAFGDARAANGKDVPVDVELLEGGPLSGNYTLSGSPYMASGDISRRPLQISEAKADSKVYDATTDATVSDLAFSNLVAGEQLVSGDDYTASGTFADSHAGADKEVSVTAKLSQDSSVAANYTLDGAFKTTATIERKPIEVSSAKVDSKVFDGNTSATVSAVAFSGLVGKERLAPKQDYTVAAAFSDAAVGKAKRVDVTISLIGEGPVASNYLMDDAHLSAKADITPADSGGGDDGGKTDGGGTDGGKTDGGGKTDGGKSSGGRTGGKTGAKAKTQPHRGGALPGSGDATWAATAVAVALAAAGGICLVGARHRG, from the coding sequence GTGAATATCACGAAGCGGAGGAGCCGCTCACGGCAGCTTCTCGTCGGGCTGGTGCTGCTCGGAGCGCTGGCGGCCGTGCCGATCAGGAGCGCCTACGCCGACGCGACGTTCGGCTCCCTCCATGTGACCGGCGACGAGACCGCCTGCACCTATGCGAACGGCACCGTCACGATCACCAAGTCCTCGACCCTGACCTTCTCCATGGCGACTCCGGGTCAGAAGGGCACCGACAGCATCGTCGTGGGCAAGGGAGTCGAAGCGAACCTGACCTTCGACGGGGTCGACATCGATGAGAGCGGCGACACGAGCAAGCCGGCGATGGAGCTGGTGGAGACCCGCGATGGCGTCACCAAAGGCGCCATCGTGAAGCTGACCCTCAAGGGCACGAACAAACTCACGAGTGCGGGCGACAACGCGGGGCTGCAGATTCAGTACACGGATCATTTCGTTCAACCGGGCGTCCCGGAAATCGACATTTCCGGGCCCGGGTCCCTGACGGCCACCTGCGTCGGAGTTGGCACCGATCCCAAGCATCTCGGTGCCTGGGGCGCGGGCATCGGAGGCAGCTATCATCACTCGGGTGGTAACATCTACATCGAGAGCGGTACCGTGACCGGCGTGTGCGACGGTCGCGGATGGCCGAGCTACGCCGCGGGCATCGGCGGCGGCGCCGGGAAGAGGAACATCAGTGGAGACACCGGAACCGTCAAGATCTTCGGCGGAACCGTCGAAGGCAAGACGCTCGGTCCCAAAACCTACGGCGCGGGCATCGGGTCCGGTCAGAACGGGGTAAATACCGGTGTTACCATCTCCGGCGGGACGGTCACGGCGAGCAACGGGGACGAAGGAACGGAAGCGCACGACGCTGCGATCGGCTCCAACTTTCAGTTTGGAACTGGGCGCCAAGGCGTTATAGCGATCACGGGCGGCACCGTTAACGCATACTCTCAAAGCGACGATCCGGGCATAGGCGACAAGTACGATCAGCTGATCAAGATATCGGGAGGACGGTTTGACGTCTCCTCGAAAAACGGCAAGCCCATCGACCCGGGCAACGGTTTGAACGTGTCGCTGGGATACATCACGGGGGGATGCTTCGCGGGCGGTCAGGCCGCAGGCGTGAAAGACAGGAATCTGACAGACTGCGGATACATATACAATCTGAGCCTCAGAGATCCGCACGTGGCGTGGCACAACATAGATCCGGCCACCAAGGACAAGTATCCATATCGCATCTACAACCAGGGCAAGTTCCAGATTGCCGTGACCCAAAACGGCGGCAGCAAGGTCTACGATGGAACGTCCCTGGCCCTGAAGGACTTCACGCTCTCGGTGCCCGGCGGCGAGGTGGACCTCCAGCAGCTGGCCAATGCGCACCCGCATCTTACCTACAGGAGCAATGCGACCATGCACATATGGTCTGAGCTGGGGAGACATACAACTGATGCAAGCAGCTACATGATCTGGGCGCGCAGCGACCCTATAGCTCGCATGGGCACCAGCGAGACGACCTACACGCTGTTCGTCTCCAACAAGGAGCCGGATCAGAAGTCAGAGCTGGAGGGCTATGAGGCCTTCATAACCAAGCGGCCCACCCATCTCGTGTCCGCGAAGATCCTCTTCCATCTGAGTTACACGGGCTCCACCGTGTTCGGGTGCCCTCCCATCTACCCGAATCCAAAAGACGTGATCTTCACGTTCGACAACGCGGTGGAGGGGGAGCACTTCGGTGTCATGGACGACTATGAGTTCCAAGGCAAGCTGGCCGATGCGAACGCGGGACCGAACAGGCCGGCAACCGTGAAGATCACCAATTGGAGCACCTCGCTGAACAGTAGGTCGCACAACTACAGCTTGGAAGGCGACACCGTGGATACGACCATCGATGTCGACCCGGGGCAGATCACCATCAAGATCGCGTCCGTGGGGCCGAAGGTCTACGACGCGACCACCGTCTCGGCCGTCCCCGAGGTCACGTTCGGCGGCCTGGCGTCAGGTGAGAAGCTCGTCGCGGGCACCGATTACGATGCCTCCGGCGCCTACGCCGACGCGCGAGCGGCTACCGACAAGGATGTCACCGTCACCGTGACGCTCAAGGAAGGCTCCCAAGCGGCCGCGAACTACAAAATCGCGGGCACGATCACGACGAAGTCCGATATCACACGCCGACCGATCACGGTGGGCTCCGCGGACATCGCAACGCGGGTCTATGATGGGACGACGGAGGCGACCGTATCCAGCGTCACGTTCAAGAACCTCGCGGGCGACGATCAGCTCGCGCAGGGCACCGACTATCAGGTGAGTGCCGCCTTCGGCGACGCGCGCGCCGCGAACGGCAAGGACGTGCCGGTCGACGTCGAGCTGCTCGAGGGAGGCCCGCTGTCGGGCAACTACACCCTGTCGGGCAGTCCCTACATGGCAAGCGGCGACATCTCCAGGCGCCCGCTTCAGATCAGCGAGGCTAAAGCGGACTCGAAGGTCTACGACGCGACCACCGACGCGACCGTCTCGGATCTGGCATTCTCGAACCTCGTCGCCGGCGAGCAGCTCGTCTCGGGGGATGACTACACCGCGTCCGGCACCTTTGCCGACTCCCACGCAGGGGCTGACAAGGAGGTCAGCGTCACCGCCAAGCTCTCGCAAGACAGCTCGGTGGCTGCAAACTACACCCTCGACGGCGCATTCAAGACAACGGCGACCATCGAGCGCAAGCCGATCGAAGTGAGTTCGGCGAAGGTGGATTCCAAGGTCTTCGACGGCAACACAAGTGCGACCGTCTCAGCCGTCGCCTTCTCCGGCTTGGTCGGCAAGGAGCGGCTCGCTCCGAAGCAGGACTACACCGTCGCGGCGGCGTTCTCCGATGCCGCGGTGGGCAAAGCCAAGCGCGTCGACGTGACGATCTCGCTGATCGGCGAGGGCCCCGTCGCCTCGAACTACCTGATGGACGATGCGCACCTGAGCGCCAAGGCCGACATCACCCCGGCCGATTCGGGCGGTGGCGACGACGGCGGCAAGACCGACGGCGGCGGCACCGATGGAGGCAAGACCGACGGCGGCGGCAAGACCGACGGCGGGAAGAGCAGCGGCGGCAGGACCGGTGGTAAGACCGGTGCAAAAGCGAAAACGCAGCCGCACCGCGGCGGCGCTTTGCCCGGTTCCGGCGATGCAACGTGGGCTGCAACCGCCGTCGCCGTCGCGTTGGCGGCAGCTGGGGGTATCTGTCTGGTGGGCGCCCGGCACCGGGGCTGA
- the nifJ gene encoding pyruvate:ferredoxin (flavodoxin) oxidoreductase, with the protein MERQFKSMDGNTAAAYVSYAFTEVAGIYPITPSSPMADYVDIWAAQGKKNIFGTPVKVVEMQSEAGAAGTVHGSLVTGALTTTYTASQGLLLMIPNMYKIAGEHLPGVFHVSARTVASHALNIFGDHSDVMACRQTGFAMLADGNVQEVMDLGAVAHLAAIKGHVPFLNFFDGFRTSHEIQKIAVWDYDDLAELTDMDAVQAFRDSALNPEHPRMRGSHENGDIFFQHREAGNSVYDNLPAVVEDYMHKVNAKLGTNYELFNYYGAPDADRVVVCMGSFCDVLEEVVDYLNAHGEKVGLVKVRLFRPFSIDHFVDALPSTVRKIAVMDRTKEPGSLGEPLYEDIVSALYEVGRTDISVIGGRYGLGSKDTPPASAFAIYNELKADAPRREFTVGIVDDVTNLSLAEDPCAPSTSAPGTVECKFWGLGGDGTVGANKNSIKIIGDHTDKYVQAYFQYDSKKTGGVTISHLRFGCSPIRSPYYVSKADFVACHNPSYVTKRFKMVRDVKPGGTFLINCQWDVDELGRQLNAEAKRYIVENDIQVYTINAIDLAAEIGMGKRTNTILQSAFFALAKILPQEDAIRYMKDAATHSYLSKGQAIVDMNHKAIEIGATAFKRVEIPASWADAVDEDVRVAREGRAAVLDQVERIMEPVNRMEGDSLPVSAFTDYADGEFELGASAYEKRGVAVQVPHWDETKCIQCNQCAYVCPHATIRPFVLTDEEVAAAPEGLRTLDAMGPKAKGMKFTIAVSPLDCMGCTNCAKVCPKDALTMQETSEELDEEKTFEYCVNHVAEKTELVATNVKGSQFKKPLLEFSGSCAGCAETAYARLVTQLVGDRMFIANATGCSSIWGNPAATAPYTVDAEGHGPAWNNSLFEDNAEHGLGMSLGYHAVQNKLIAATRALIAKDGAREAVKTTGQAWLDSLDDAEASKTAAAAFIAELEKCGCDAAKRILADRSFMTKKSFWVMGGDGWAYDIGFGGLDHVLASGEDINVLVFDTEVYSNTGGQASKASNIGQVAQFDAAGKVMKKKSLAEIAMTYGYVYVAQVAMGANPAQTLKAIAEAEAYPGPSLVIGYSPCEMHSIKGGMRNCQGEMKKAVECGYWNLFRFNPAAPTGKKFSLDSKEPSGGYQEFLMNEARYSRLTREFPERAKELFPANEQAAMARYQQLVKLKDMYADV; encoded by the coding sequence ATGGAGCGTCAGTTCAAGTCCATGGATGGCAACACCGCCGCTGCATACGTATCGTATGCATTCACGGAGGTCGCGGGGATCTACCCCATCACGCCTTCCAGCCCGATGGCCGACTACGTCGATATCTGGGCCGCACAGGGGAAAAAGAACATCTTCGGCACGCCCGTCAAAGTCGTCGAGATGCAGTCCGAGGCCGGAGCCGCCGGCACGGTCCATGGCTCGCTTGTGACCGGTGCGCTCACCACCACCTACACGGCATCGCAGGGCCTGCTGCTCATGATCCCCAACATGTACAAGATCGCCGGCGAGCACCTGCCGGGTGTCTTCCATGTATCAGCGCGAACCGTGGCGTCGCATGCGCTCAACATCTTCGGAGACCACTCCGATGTCATGGCCTGTCGCCAGACCGGTTTCGCCATGCTCGCCGACGGCAACGTGCAAGAGGTCATGGATCTGGGCGCTGTGGCGCACCTGGCCGCGATCAAGGGCCACGTGCCGTTCCTGAACTTTTTCGATGGGTTCCGCACCTCGCACGAGATCCAGAAGATCGCCGTGTGGGACTACGATGATCTGGCCGAGCTCACGGACATGGATGCCGTGCAGGCGTTCCGCGACAGCGCGCTCAACCCGGAACACCCGCGCATGCGCGGCAGCCACGAGAACGGCGACATCTTCTTCCAGCACCGCGAGGCGGGCAATTCGGTCTACGACAACCTGCCGGCTGTGGTCGAGGACTACATGCATAAGGTCAACGCCAAGCTCGGCACGAACTACGAGCTGTTCAACTACTACGGCGCGCCCGACGCCGACCGCGTCGTGGTGTGCATGGGGTCGTTCTGCGATGTGCTCGAGGAGGTCGTGGACTACCTCAACGCCCACGGCGAGAAGGTCGGCCTCGTGAAGGTCCGCCTGTTCCGCCCGTTCTCCATCGATCATTTCGTCGACGCGCTGCCCTCCACCGTGCGCAAGATCGCCGTCATGGATCGCACCAAGGAGCCCGGTTCGCTCGGAGAGCCCCTCTACGAGGACATCGTCTCCGCTCTCTACGAGGTTGGTCGAACCGATATCTCGGTGATCGGCGGTCGCTACGGCTTGGGCTCCAAGGACACGCCGCCCGCCTCGGCGTTCGCGATCTACAACGAGCTCAAGGCAGATGCGCCTCGCCGCGAGTTCACCGTCGGCATCGTCGATGACGTCACGAATCTCTCGCTGGCCGAGGATCCCTGCGCGCCGAGCACCTCGGCGCCGGGTACCGTCGAGTGCAAGTTCTGGGGTCTGGGCGGCGACGGCACGGTCGGTGCGAACAAGAACTCCATCAAGATCATCGGCGATCACACCGACAAGTACGTGCAGGCCTACTTCCAGTACGATTCGAAGAAAACCGGCGGCGTGACCATCAGCCACCTGCGTTTCGGCTGCTCGCCCATCCGCAGCCCCTACTACGTCTCCAAGGCGGATTTCGTCGCCTGCCACAATCCGAGCTACGTCACCAAGCGCTTCAAGATGGTGCGCGATGTCAAGCCCGGCGGCACGTTCCTCATCAACTGCCAGTGGGATGTGGATGAACTCGGTCGCCAGCTCAATGCCGAGGCCAAGCGCTATATCGTGGAGAACGACATCCAGGTCTACACGATCAACGCGATCGATCTGGCAGCTGAGATCGGCATGGGCAAGCGCACGAACACCATCCTGCAGTCGGCGTTCTTCGCGCTCGCGAAGATCCTGCCGCAAGAGGACGCCATTCGCTATATGAAGGATGCCGCGACCCACTCCTACCTCTCAAAGGGGCAGGCCATCGTCGACATGAACCACAAGGCCATCGAGATCGGCGCGACGGCGTTCAAGAGGGTCGAGATTCCCGCCAGCTGGGCCGACGCCGTCGACGAGGACGTGCGCGTCGCACGAGAGGGCCGCGCTGCCGTGCTCGATCAGGTCGAGCGCATCATGGAGCCCGTCAACCGCATGGAAGGTGACAGTCTGCCGGTATCGGCGTTCACCGACTACGCCGACGGGGAGTTCGAACTCGGCGCGAGCGCTTACGAGAAGCGCGGCGTCGCCGTGCAGGTGCCGCACTGGGACGAGACGAAGTGCATCCAGTGCAACCAGTGCGCCTACGTGTGCCCGCACGCCACGATCCGCCCGTTCGTCTTGACCGACGAAGAGGTCGCCGCCGCACCAGAGGGGCTGCGTACCCTCGATGCGATGGGACCGAAGGCCAAGGGCATGAAGTTCACGATCGCCGTCTCACCGCTCGACTGCATGGGCTGCACCAACTGCGCGAAGGTCTGCCCGAAGGATGCTCTCACCATGCAGGAGACCTCTGAGGAGCTCGACGAGGAGAAGACCTTCGAGTACTGCGTCAACCATGTCGCCGAGAAGACCGAGCTCGTCGCCACCAACGTCAAGGGCAGCCAGTTCAAGAAGCCGCTGCTCGAGTTCTCCGGCTCCTGCGCGGGCTGCGCGGAGACCGCCTATGCGCGTCTGGTCACCCAGCTCGTCGGCGATCGCATGTTCATCGCCAACGCCACCGGGTGCTCTTCGATCTGGGGCAACCCCGCTGCGACCGCACCGTACACCGTCGATGCCGAGGGCCATGGCCCGGCGTGGAACAACTCCCTGTTCGAGGACAATGCAGAGCATGGTCTGGGCATGTCCTTGGGCTATCACGCCGTTCAGAACAAGCTCATCGCCGCTACGCGGGCCCTCATCGCGAAGGATGGTGCTCGCGAGGCCGTGAAGACGACCGGTCAGGCGTGGCTCGATTCGCTGGATGACGCCGAGGCCAGCAAGACTGCGGCTGCGGCATTTATCGCCGAGCTTGAGAAGTGCGGCTGCGACGCCGCGAAGCGGATCTTGGCTGATCGCTCCTTCATGACCAAGAAGTCCTTCTGGGTCATGGGCGGAGACGGATGGGCCTACGATATCGGATTTGGCGGCTTGGATCACGTGCTCGCCTCCGGCGAGGACATCAACGTGCTCGTCTTCGACACCGAGGTCTACTCAAACACCGGCGGACAGGCTTCAAAGGCGTCCAACATCGGCCAGGTGGCCCAGTTCGACGCAGCCGGCAAGGTGATGAAGAAGAAGAGCCTCGCCGAGATCGCGATGACCTACGGCTACGTCTACGTGGCGCAGGTCGCCATGGGTGCGAACCCGGCGCAGACGCTCAAGGCGATCGCCGAGGCCGAGGCCTATCCGGGACCGTCGCTCGTCATCGGCTACAGCCCTTGCGAGATGCACTCCATCAAGGGCGGTATGAGAAACTGCCAGGGCGAGATGAAGAAGGCCGTCGAGTGCGGCTACTGGAACCTGTTCCGCTTCAACCCGGCGGCGCCCACGGGCAAGAAGTTCTCCCTCGATTCAAAGGAGCCCTCCGGCGGATACCAGGAGTTCCTCATGAACGAGGCTCGCTACAGCCGTCTGACTCGCGAGTTCCCCGAGCGCGCCAAAGAGCTGTTCCCCGCAAACGAGCAGGCTGCCATGGCTCGCTATCAGCAGCTTGTGAAGCTCAAGGACATGTACGCGGACGTGTAG
- the recR gene encoding recombination mediator RecR: protein MSADRSLQILLDELGRLPGIGPKSAQRIAYHLLEADPEQARRLAAAIIQVKTEVHFCARCFNYATEQECSICSDTSRDRTRICVVSEPRDVSAIERTGSYRGLYHVLGGVISPMDKIGPEQLHVRELLARLGAEDIEELIIATNPNIEGETTASYLARAIKPLGVCVSRLASGLPVGGDLEYADELTLGRAIEARRSL from the coding sequence ATGTCAGCTGATCGCAGTCTTCAGATACTTCTCGATGAGCTGGGCAGGCTTCCCGGAATCGGTCCGAAGTCCGCGCAGCGCATCGCCTATCATCTGCTTGAGGCGGATCCCGAGCAGGCGCGCCGCCTCGCTGCGGCGATCATCCAGGTCAAGACGGAGGTGCACTTCTGCGCGCGGTGCTTCAACTATGCCACGGAGCAGGAGTGCTCGATCTGCTCGGACACCTCGCGCGACCGAACGCGCATCTGCGTGGTGAGCGAGCCGCGTGACGTCTCCGCCATCGAGCGGACAGGGTCTTATCGCGGTCTGTACCACGTGCTCGGCGGGGTCATATCTCCCATGGACAAGATCGGGCCCGAGCAGCTTCACGTGCGCGAGCTTCTCGCGCGGCTGGGCGCGGAGGACATCGAGGAACTCATCATCGCGACGAATCCCAACATCGAGGGGGAGACGACCGCGAGCTATCTGGCTCGTGCGATCAAGCCGCTCGGTGTGTGCGTCTCGCGCTTGGCGAGCGGTCTTCCCGTGGGGGGGGACCTGGAGTATGCCGACGAGCTGACGCTCGGACGAGCCATCGAGGCGCGACGTTCCCTTTGA
- a CDS encoding YbaB/EbfC family nucleoid-associated protein — protein sequence MDMQQMMKQARKMQEQLAAAQEDLAQTTVDASAGGGTVKVTVNGEMELTSLTIDPEALDPEDAELLQDMIIAAVNEALRGINDIANKQMGGIAGGLNMPGLPF from the coding sequence ATGGACATGCAGCAGATGATGAAGCAGGCCCGCAAGATGCAAGAGCAGCTCGCGGCCGCGCAGGAGGATCTCGCCCAGACAACCGTGGACGCGTCCGCGGGAGGCGGCACGGTCAAGGTCACCGTGAACGGCGAGATGGAGCTGACCTCGCTCACGATCGATCCGGAGGCGCTCGATCCCGAGGATGCCGAGCTTCTTCAAGATATGATCATAGCGGCGGTGAACGAGGCCTTGAGGGGCATCAACGACATCGCGAACAAGCAGATGGGCGGTATCGCGGGCGGACTCAACATGCCGGGTCTGCCATTTTAG
- the dnaX gene encoding DNA polymerase III subunit gamma/tau, producing the protein MDSLYRTYRPLTFDSVVGQDHVVSTLEHAIAEGRCSHAYLFCGPRGTGKTTMARILAKALLCERSEGSGGCMPDGTCAECSLIADGTHPDVYELDAASRTGVDNVREEIIGSVNFAPVRGSHKIYIIDEVHMLTTAAFNALLKTLEEPPAHVVFVLCTTDPHKIPETILSRCQRFDFRRISCADIVARLALICDAEGFERDEEALEIVARHARGGMRDALSTLEQLSVFGNGSVRAQDAHTLLGEVASSVLTEFSHGIASRDVVGLFEAVAAQIEGGGDLLELTRDLVAHVRDVYMLRVAGPHRTLIEGSAEELAALEEEARRFESVERLSRVLTVLDDAALEMRTAADVRLVLEIALARLARPESDLTLESLAERVERMERALARAADSATLDGITRRVESPRGGAAAVGVSEKSARAGSDAAPGPRRGFAAGSTAAPAAPAPAAPLQTAASSSASARADVAASRPVPRDAPVSAPTAPEAAPADDATPASVPRMVAPSASAPPANPSSAEVARPVVDIGDLGRRWQEVVKRVTAAQPSRGALLQSSRLRSDDGAILIVELPAGSGFAIKMLSRPDSHELIAPIAQSVFGARTIEYRMDGHPERAQPRREVRRPAGPEPVSPAADQVESTTSAGDASDEHESVPPFDVDLPQAGSKVSTSDAAVRDRPATDERPAQTGAAQTRSAADAGFEPDPTQAASAAAPTAAESEIDAADLLGSVFGDGVVIKDTL; encoded by the coding sequence ATGGATTCGCTCTACAGAACGTACCGCCCGCTCACGTTTGACAGCGTCGTCGGTCAGGACCACGTCGTCTCGACACTTGAGCACGCCATAGCGGAGGGGCGCTGCTCCCACGCGTATCTGTTCTGCGGTCCGCGAGGCACCGGCAAGACCACCATGGCGCGCATCCTCGCCAAAGCGCTGCTGTGCGAGCGCTCCGAGGGCAGCGGCGGCTGCATGCCCGATGGCACCTGCGCCGAGTGCAGCCTGATCGCGGACGGGACCCATCCGGATGTCTATGAGCTCGATGCCGCTTCACGCACCGGAGTGGACAACGTCCGTGAGGAGATCATCGGATCGGTGAACTTCGCACCGGTACGCGGCAGTCACAAGATATACATCATCGACGAGGTTCATATGCTGACCACGGCAGCGTTCAACGCGCTGCTGAAAACCCTCGAGGAGCCGCCCGCGCACGTCGTCTTCGTGCTGTGCACCACCGATCCGCACAAGATCCCCGAGACGATCCTGTCGCGCTGTCAGCGATTCGACTTCCGTCGCATCTCGTGCGCGGACATCGTGGCGCGGCTTGCTCTGATCTGCGACGCAGAGGGCTTCGAGCGCGACGAGGAGGCTCTGGAAATCGTGGCCAGGCATGCGCGCGGCGGCATGCGCGACGCATTGTCGACGCTTGAGCAGCTTTCCGTATTCGGCAACGGATCCGTCCGCGCCCAAGACGCTCACACCCTTCTGGGCGAGGTGGCCTCCAGCGTGCTCACCGAGTTCAGCCACGGAATCGCCTCGCGCGATGTCGTCGGCCTGTTCGAGGCCGTTGCCGCCCAGATCGAGGGCGGCGGCGATCTGCTCGAGCTGACCCGCGACCTCGTTGCGCACGTCCGCGATGTGTACATGCTGCGGGTGGCCGGTCCCCACCGGACGCTCATCGAGGGATCTGCGGAGGAGCTGGCCGCCCTTGAGGAGGAGGCGCGGCGCTTCGAGAGCGTCGAGAGACTGTCGCGCGTGCTCACCGTGCTCGACGACGCCGCGCTCGAGATGCGCACGGCGGCAGATGTCCGGCTGGTGCTCGAGATCGCGCTCGCGCGGCTTGCCCGGCCCGAGTCCGATCTCACGCTCGAGTCGCTGGCGGAGCGCGTCGAGCGGATGGAGCGCGCTCTCGCGCGAGCGGCCGACAGCGCGACGCTCGACGGGATCACACGTCGCGTTGAATCCCCTCGGGGTGGGGCGGCAGCCGTCGGCGTGTCCGAGAAGTCGGCCCGCGCGGGGTCGGATGCCGCGCCCGGGCCTCGCCGAGGATTCGCTGCCGGCTCGACAGCCGCCCCGGCTGCCCCGGCCCCGGCTGCCCCCCTGCAGACCGCTGCGTCCTCGTCCGCCTCCGCGCGGGCCGACGTCGCCGCATCGCGTCCCGTCCCCCGGGATGCTCCCGTATCGGCGCCCACCGCCCCGGAGGCAGCGCCCGCCGACGATGCGACACCTGCGTCGGTGCCCCGGATGGTCGCGCCATCCGCTTCCGCGCCGCCTGCGAATCCCTCCTCCGCCGAGGTCGCGCGTCCGGTTGTCGATATCGGTGATCTCGGGCGAAGGTGGCAAGAGGTCGTGAAGCGGGTGACCGCAGCCCAGCCATCGCGAGGCGCCCTGCTTCAAAGTTCGCGTCTGCGCTCGGATGACGGAGCGATCCTGATAGTTGAGTTGCCCGCCGGCTCGGGGTTCGCCATCAAGATGCTCAGTCGGCCGGACTCGCACGAGTTGATCGCCCCTATCGCCCAGTCGGTCTTCGGAGCGCGCACCATCGAGTACCGCATGGATGGACATCCCGAGCGCGCGCAGCCGCGACGTGAGGTCCGGCGCCCCGCTGGGCCCGAGCCAGTCTCGCCCGCCGCCGATCAGGTCGAGTCGACGACCTCTGCCGGCGATGCCTCCGATGAGCATGAGAGCGTGCCGCCCTTTGATGTCGACCTCCCGCAGGCGGGATCCAAGGTCTCGACGAGCGACGCCGCGGTTCGTGATCGACCGGCCACCGATGAACGGCCGGCTCAGACGGGTGCCGCGCAGACGCGATCTGCCGCCGATGCGGGATTCGAGCCCGATCCCACCCAGGCCGCATCAGCTGCGGCTCCGACGGCGGCGGAGTCCGAGATCGATGCAGCGGATCTGCTCGGCAGCGTTTTCGGCGACGGGGTCGTGATCAAAGACACCCTGTGA